CGCCGCCTCCTTCCCGCTTGGCTTTCAGTTCCAACTCGTTGTAGCTGGCAATATTTCTGGCCCCGAGCCTGGCAAACAGTTTGTAGCGCCCTTCCATGTGAAGCACAAGGCGCTGAAGCCGTTTTGACGCCTCCTTCGGATCGCATACGACGCGCTCAGCCAGATGCGGAATCCCGTTATAGACAGAGAGTTCCACCCGCTTCGGATCGATCAGCAGCAATCGAACGCTTTCTGCTGTGGCCTTGTACAGCAGGCTCACAATCAGGGCATTGATGCATACACTTTTGCCGGAACCTGTCGCCCCGGCGATGAGCAGGTGTGGCATCTGGCTCAGATTGACCACATAGGGTTCGCCGGCAATGTCCTTCCCTAAGGCAAGGGGAAGGTGTGAAGCAGTAGATCTCTCGAATGCTTTGGACGCCAGTACCTCGCGCAGGTGTACCGTAGCACGACGGCGGTTCGGGATCTCCACGCCAACAACTGCTTTCCCTGGAATCGGCGCCACGACGCGCACGCTTAGCGCCCGTAAGGCCAAGGCCAGATCGTCAGCCAAAGCAACAATTCGGTTGATCTTGATCCCGGGCCCCGGCTCAATCTCATATCGGGTAATGACAGGCCCGGGCTGTGCCTGCGTGACCTTCCCCTCGACCCCGAAGTCCAGCAGCTTACGCTCGATGATCTGCGCGTTCGTCTCCCGCTCCTCATCGGAGAGCCCGCTCTCCACCCTTGCCGGCAGATCGAGCTTCGATAGCGGCGGGATCTGAAAACCCTCTTTCGAAATCGCAAAGGGAAAGGATGGCTGTGGAGGGGGAACGATCGCGTGGACTTGCTGCTCTGCTGTGGCCACCCCAGGAGCAGGCTCCATCAGCACGGGAAACGATCGGCTCTCGATTCGAGGCTCTTCCTCATCTGGAGGGGTATAGGGCGGCCGGATTCGGCCCGGCAGTTGCGCCTTCGCCGCTCGCCGTTCCCTCACGCGAGCCGCCACTCGCTCGATCACACCCCGGAATCCAAAGGAGAGGCCCGCAAGCGGCCGGCTGATCAGGCACACCATACCGAGGACGAGGGTCGTGAGTCCCAGCAACGGCAGTCCCACGGGGCCCACCAGCGGACTGAAGATCCGGTGCAGCTCTTCGCCAATAAAGCCACCAGGGCGTTCCCAGGTTCGGCCAACAGGCAGCCCTGCCATAGCGAAGAACTGGGCCAGTAGCCCAAGGCTCACCATGAGCAGGACGCACCCGGCCAGCTTCCAAATGACAAAGGGAGTAGCCTTCGCGCTGAGAAACCTCCAGCTCAACAGGGCCAGGAAGAATGGTACGGCTAGTACGCCGACACCTAACAGCTCCAGAAGATCACCAGCAAGTTCTGCGCCCCACCGCCCCCCATAATTGTGCACCTGATGTCCAGGGCCGCCTCCGGAGTTGACGAACGATGGGTCGAGGGGATCGTAGGACAGGAGACTTGCCAGGAGAAAGAGGGCCACGGCGATCCCGAGGATACCCAGCGCCTCGTGAGTCTTGGGATGTGTGAGGAACTGGGTCCCTGGCGCTCGATCTCCTCCGCGCCGCTCCCCTGGGGTCGCCATCGGCTTCGGCGTGCCTTCAGTCGCCATCAACCGCCTCCTTCGTTACACCTCCATGATCACCGACAGGATCATGGGCCGTCGTTCGATCTCTTTCTGCAACTGCTTCTTAACCGCAGTCTTGATCCGTTGCTCCATGAGGCGCGGATCGGTGCGGTCCTCTTCAGAGGCATTTTCCAGTACGGAGCAGACCAGGATTTTGATGCTATCCGTGAGGGTTTTCGAATCCTGTGCATTGACGAACCCGCTGCAGATTATCTGAGGTCCTGTCACCAACTTGCCGCACTGCTGATCTACGGCAAGGACCACGGCCACTACCCCCTCCTGCGCCAACCGCTGCCGGTCGCGAATGACGGCGTCCCCAACATCCCCGATCCCCTTCCCGTCGATGAGGATCCGACCGACGGGTGCTCTACCAACGATCCGGGCGCTGCTGCCATCTAGCTCCAGGATGTCGCCGTCCTCGATGACGAGGGTCCTGGCTTCCGGTACTCCGACCTCCCGTGCCAAGTGGGCGTGCTGGTGCAGGTGGCGGTACTCTCCGTGAATCGGTACAAAGAAGGTGGGACGGGTCAGATTCAGCATCAGCTTCAGCTCTTCCCGGCTGGCATGTCCCGAGACATGGACTCCAGCCATATCCTCGGTGATGACACGGGCCCCCTGTCGGTAGAGGCCGTTAATTGTTCGAGCCACCGATTTTTCATTGCCAGGGATGACGCGCGACGAGAAGACGACGGTATCGCCGGGCGACACGTGGACCTGTTTGTGCGCCGCGACAGCCATTCTGGCGATGGCGGAGAGGGGTTCGCCTTGGCTCCCAGTGGTCACGATCACCCGCTCCGCAATCGGGAGGCGCTCCAACTCGGCCAGTCCAACGAGCGTGTCATCAGGGATCCGGAGGCATCCCAACTCCGACGCGATCCGCGTATTGGCCACCATGCTCTTGCCACAAACCGCCACCCGCTTTCCCGTAGCTGCCGCCGCATCGAGGATCTGTTGGACGCGATGAATGTTTGAGGCGAAGCAGGCCACGATAACGCGTCCCTGAGCCTCCCGAAAGATTGCGTCGAAAGCCTGCCCCACCACCTGCTCCGAAGGCGTGAATCCATCCCGACCCGCATTCGTACTATCCGAGAGAAGGGCCAGCACGCCACCATCCCCGAGCTCGGCAAGCCGCCGGTAATCGGTAAGTTGGCCATCCACCGGGCTCTGGTCGAATTTGAAATCGCCGGTGTGTATAATCAGGCCGCCGGGGGTCCTGATGGACAGTGCTACGCCGTCTGGAATGCTGTGGCAGACCCGAAGAAACTCAACCTCAAAAAGGCCGAGCTGAAGGCGATCGCGGGGACGAATGAGCTTGAGGTCGGCATCGGACAGGAGATTCGCTTCCTTCAGTTTTTCCGCCGCCAGCCCCAGTGAGAAGCGCGTGCCATAAACCGGGACATTGATCCTGCTCAGCAGGTAAGGAAGTGCGCCGATGTGATCCTCGTGGCCGTGGGTGAGCAGCACTGCCCGCACCTTCTCCCGATGTGCGATCAGATAGCTCATATCCGGGACCACGTGGTCGACCCCGAACACCTCCTCATCCGGGAACATCAACCCGGCATCTATCACCAGCAGGTCGCCCGCCGCTTCGACGACCATCATGTTCAAACCGATCTCCCCCAGGCCTCCCAAGGGGACGATCCGAACCGTTCGGTCGTTAGACACTGTATGGAGTCCCTTGTGCAGGAGCTGCGGGGTTCCGGTGTCTCGGCAAGCACGTTCTGAGCCCTGTCGAAGGGCCTGTCCTGAGCCCCGCCGAAGGGGTCGTCCCACGTTTAGCGCTGAGAGCCACAGCAAGGCGACGCTTGGCCCCTGTCTGCTTGACCAAGGCGATTTCGAGCACCTGGTCCATATGGTCCACGAACACGAACTCCATGCCCCGCTTCACATTGGCAGGAAGCTCTTTGATATCCTTGTCGTTCCTCGCCGGGACCACCACTGTATGGATGCCCATTCTTCTCGCTGCCAACGCCTTTTCCTTGATCCCACCGATCGGCAGGACCTTGCCGCGAAGAGTCACCTCTCCGGTCATCGCCACGTCCCTCCTAACGGGCACCTTGGTCAGGGCGGAAATCAGCGCTACGGCCATCGTGATACCGGCTGACGGACCATCCTTGGGGATCGCTCCGGCAGGGACGTGGATATGGATATCAGATTT
This genomic window from Candidatus Methylomirabilis limnetica contains:
- a CDS encoding FtsK/SpoIIIE family DNA translocase; its protein translation is MATEGTPKPMATPGERRGGDRAPGTQFLTHPKTHEALGILGIAVALFLLASLLSYDPLDPSFVNSGGGPGHQVHNYGGRWGAELAGDLLELLGVGVLAVPFFLALLSWRFLSAKATPFVIWKLAGCVLLMVSLGLLAQFFAMAGLPVGRTWERPGGFIGEELHRIFSPLVGPVGLPLLGLTTLVLGMVCLISRPLAGLSFGFRGVIERVAARVRERRAAKAQLPGRIRPPYTPPDEEEPRIESRSFPVLMEPAPGVATAEQQVHAIVPPPQPSFPFAISKEGFQIPPLSKLDLPARVESGLSDEERETNAQIIERKLLDFGVEGKVTQAQPGPVITRYEIEPGPGIKINRIVALADDLALALRALSVRVVAPIPGKAVVGVEIPNRRRATVHLREVLASKAFERSTASHLPLALGKDIAGEPYVVNLSQMPHLLIAGATGSGKSVCINALIVSLLYKATAESVRLLLIDPKRVELSVYNGIPHLAERVVCDPKEASKRLQRLVLHMEGRYKLFARLGARNIASYNELELKAKREGGGEIFQPLPYLVVVIDELADLMLTASADVERSIVRLAQMARAVGIHLIVATQRPSVDVITGVIKANFPARLAFQVSSKVDSRTILDMNGAEQLLGDGDMLFIPPSSSKPHRIHGSFVSDIEIKRVVEFLEAQGKAEEFPWSLLPAEEEQEKSGDEDDELYRQAVEVVVTTRQASISLIQRRLRIGFNRAARMIERMEHERIVSRIEGGGPRAVLVEPQNT
- a CDS encoding ribonuclease J — translated: MSNDRTVRIVPLGGLGEIGLNMMVVEAAGDLLVIDAGLMFPDEEVFGVDHVVPDMSYLIAHREKVRAVLLTHGHEDHIGALPYLLSRINVPVYGTRFSLGLAAEKLKEANLLSDADLKLIRPRDRLQLGLFEVEFLRVCHSIPDGVALSIRTPGGLIIHTGDFKFDQSPVDGQLTDYRRLAELGDGGVLALLSDSTNAGRDGFTPSEQVVGQAFDAIFREAQGRVIVACFASNIHRVQQILDAAAATGKRVAVCGKSMVANTRIASELGCLRIPDDTLVGLAELERLPIAERVIVTTGSQGEPLSAIARMAVAAHKQVHVSPGDTVVFSSRVIPGNEKSVARTINGLYRQGARVITEDMAGVHVSGHASREELKLMLNLTRPTFFVPIHGEYRHLHQHAHLAREVGVPEARTLVIEDGDILELDGSSARIVGRAPVGRILIDGKGIGDVGDAVIRDRQRLAQEGVVAVVLAVDQQCGKLVTGPQIICSGFVNAQDSKTLTDSIKILVCSVLENASEEDRTDPRLMEQRIKTAVKKQLQKEIERRPMILSVIMEV